One stretch of Kiritimatiellaceae bacterium DNA includes these proteins:
- the rdgC gene encoding recombination-associated protein RdgC: MSFESGSISFRMFYVPGELPVDIYEKFAADVLGSVDYLLDEEIHGWVGHRHLLDRDINEGSAWPSGFLRLTLCQAQRKIPASLLRAECRMEELARMQAEHRDYVNRATRSEIKKQVTERLLPQMPPQLKGIDFCYDPKEKILYASALSEKQLDAFLINFGKTTGVKLIPVEPVSAAWSEARCRADQWSPWSFAAEQWADCTPGREFLMWLWFMSEAKGGEVDLPEGGKFAVLVEGPLLFDQEEQGETAIRKGEPMLSAETRAALLSGKKLRRAKLTLARGEECWTVTLDADSFAFRGIKLPPTEAIDAEGRFQERMEMLETFRQAILGLYCTFAKLRDDKGACKKLDAEMKSWMSARPSRKLTEG; this comes from the coding sequence ATGTCTTTTGAAAGCGGCTCCATCAGTTTCCGTATGTTCTATGTCCCCGGCGAGCTGCCGGTGGATATCTATGAAAAGTTTGCCGCCGACGTGCTCGGCTCGGTCGATTACCTGCTCGACGAAGAAATCCACGGCTGGGTCGGCCACCGCCATCTGCTCGACCGCGACATCAACGAAGGCTCGGCGTGGCCGTCCGGCTTTCTGCGTCTGACGCTTTGTCAGGCCCAGCGGAAAATTCCCGCCTCGCTCCTGCGCGCCGAGTGCCGCATGGAAGAACTGGCCCGTATGCAGGCCGAGCACCGCGACTACGTCAACCGCGCCACCCGCAGCGAAATCAAAAAGCAGGTGACGGAACGGCTCCTGCCGCAAATGCCGCCGCAGCTCAAAGGGATCGACTTTTGTTACGACCCGAAAGAAAAAATTCTCTACGCCTCCGCGCTGTCCGAAAAACAGCTCGACGCTTTTCTGATCAACTTCGGCAAAACCACCGGCGTCAAACTGATACCGGTCGAGCCGGTTTCCGCCGCGTGGAGCGAAGCGCGCTGCCGCGCCGACCAGTGGTCGCCGTGGAGCTTCGCCGCCGAGCAGTGGGCCGACTGCACCCCCGGCCGCGAATTTTTGATGTGGCTCTGGTTTATGTCCGAAGCCAAAGGCGGCGAAGTCGATCTGCCCGAAGGCGGAAAATTTGCCGTGCTGGTTGAAGGGCCGCTGCTGTTTGATCAGGAAGAGCAGGGCGAAACCGCCATCCGTAAAGGCGAACCGATGCTCAGCGCCGAAACGCGTGCCGCTTTGCTCAGCGGTAAAAAACTGCGCCGCGCCAAACTCACGCTGGCGCGCGGCGAAGAGTGCTGGACGGTTACGCTCGACGCCGATTCCTTTGCTTTCCGCGGTATCAAACTGCCGCCGACCGAAGCCATCGACGCCGAAGGCCGTTTTCAGGAACGGATGGAAATGCTCGAAACCTTCCGGCAGGCGATCCTCGGCCTCTACTGCACCTTCGCCAAACTGCGCGACGATAAAGGCGCGTGCAAAAAACTCGATGCCGAAATGAAATCCTGGATGTCCGCGCGTCCATCCCGCAAGCTTACTGAGGGTTAA
- a CDS encoding DUF4870 domain-containing protein: MSLADEIQKLNDLKQSGAISEQEYQTAKESLLTQNRLAEPAPPCAPLDVNTWGLFIHLSQFFTYIIPLAGLIVPLVLWQVKKDQSAIIDRHGKIVMNWILTEFVLLLLIVPLCFILIGFPLLFIVGIVGIIFPIIGAIKAGNGEVWPYPCSIRFFK, encoded by the coding sequence ATGAGCCTTGCCGATGAGATTCAGAAATTGAACGACCTCAAACAGTCCGGCGCCATTTCCGAACAGGAATATCAGACCGCCAAGGAATCCCTGCTGACGCAAAACCGTCTGGCGGAACCAGCGCCTCCATGCGCCCCGCTGGATGTGAACACCTGGGGACTGTTCATCCACCTCTCGCAGTTTTTCACCTACATCATTCCACTGGCCGGACTGATCGTTCCGCTCGTCCTCTGGCAGGTCAAAAAAGATCAATCCGCGATCATCGACCGGCACGGAAAAATCGTCATGAACTGGATTCTCACCGAATTCGTCCTGCTGCTCCTCATCGTCCCGCTCTGTTTTATCCTGATTGGATTTCCCCTGCTGTTCATAGTGGGCATTGTCGGCATCATCTTCCCGATCATCGGCGCCATCAAAGCCGGTAACGGCGAAGTCTGGCCTTACCCCTGCTCCATTCGGTTTTTTAAGTAA